In Desulfuromonas sp. KJ2020, a single window of DNA contains:
- a CDS encoding GAF domain-containing protein → MCDKKLSILKEISSAILVTDNINTIGHLILDLAMDYLQAEKSSLMMANSHQELYILCSRGIDETLARKYRVKFGEGIAGFVAQQGEPVLVADIADDSRFTGIPRDRYRTRSFISCPVMGKGGVLGVLNINDKRDGTPFSETEFALVKILAGHASIALKNAFLVNQYKNKATELEEVNRKLIDADVSRTEFLTRMSHELRTPLNSINGAVYLLKSAPHLEDAQRSEFYEIINHETSKLISFVEKQLDFLRLQDESRVLKKSVINLQDIIRETFNSRMLQAVFGKRSLKFELVLDQTISEIVGDKILVSQMFINLFEGIISHLKVGSTIRISAHENDAVQLVIQTSNPLPDYVVRNFFHAKNFYFAEKAEEYTKLYLALKAAEIHGWRMRGDNVDNTFELVLEIPRGSSQKASATIANSLDMALEFAAELLGVNTGSLMLNDELTGDLVISSAIGLNDDIIKKTRIKLGEQIAGWVASEGQPLLVRDIESDPRFNRKNIDNQYSSKSLLSVPLKANDLVLGVLNLSNKKSGQSFEESDLKVASLLAARISRLIGRLNADNATEEDLLRIMASLDALLQAERHYTKKGSRLPQLVQRLMGALSASEEDCTLALYVARVFDLGLALIDRDVLEKSVPFSSLEKTTVKGHPFTAINLIEEIEPDPDVRKIILHHHEHFDGNGYPDRMKGRHIPFLSRVLAVADTFCALTENRAYRKALSDAEALAEIREQAGLKYDPQIVAALESIVGAT, encoded by the coding sequence ATGTGTGACAAAAAGCTGTCGATTCTTAAGGAAATATCCAGTGCTATTCTGGTCACAGACAACATTAATACCATAGGTCACCTTATTCTCGATCTGGCCATGGATTACCTGCAGGCCGAGAAAAGCTCCCTGATGATGGCCAACAGCCATCAGGAACTCTATATCCTCTGCTCCCGTGGAATCGATGAAACTCTGGCGCGGAAATACCGGGTCAAATTCGGCGAGGGGATTGCTGGTTTTGTCGCGCAACAGGGAGAGCCTGTCCTGGTGGCTGATATTGCCGATGATTCACGATTTACGGGGATACCGCGGGATCGCTATCGGACACGTTCCTTTATCTCCTGTCCCGTCATGGGCAAAGGGGGCGTCCTCGGGGTTCTTAATATTAATGATAAAAGGGATGGGACTCCTTTCAGCGAGACCGAATTTGCTCTAGTTAAAATTCTGGCCGGTCACGCTTCTATTGCCCTGAAAAATGCCTTCCTCGTCAATCAGTACAAAAACAAGGCGACGGAACTGGAAGAAGTCAACCGCAAGCTGATTGATGCTGATGTTTCCCGTACTGAATTTCTTACCCGCATGTCCCACGAACTGCGCACCCCACTGAACTCCATTAATGGGGCTGTCTACCTGCTGAAAAGCGCGCCACATCTCGAAGATGCGCAAAGAAGCGAATTCTACGAAATTATTAATCACGAAACCTCCAAGCTGATCTCTTTTGTTGAAAAGCAGCTGGATTTTCTGCGGCTTCAGGATGAAAGCAGGGTGCTTAAAAAATCGGTTATCAACCTGCAGGATATTATCCGGGAAACCTTCAACTCCCGCATGCTGCAGGCAGTCTTCGGCAAGCGGAGCCTGAAGTTTGAGCTGGTTTTGGATCAGACCATTTCAGAGATTGTAGGGGACAAGATTCTTGTCAGTCAGATGTTCATCAACCTCTTTGAGGGAATCATCTCCCATCTGAAGGTAGGCAGCACGATTCGCATCTCCGCTCATGAAAACGATGCCGTGCAGCTGGTTATCCAGACGAGCAATCCTCTTCCCGATTATGTCGTCCGTAATTTTTTCCACGCCAAGAATTTTTACTTTGCCGAGAAGGCTGAAGAATACACCAAATTATATCTTGCCTTGAAAGCAGCTGAAATCCACGGCTGGCGCATGCGGGGAGACAATGTTGATAACACCTTTGAGCTGGTTCTTGAGATCCCCCGAGGATCCTCCCAGAAGGCTTCGGCAACCATTGCCAACAGCCTGGATATGGCCCTGGAGTTTGCGGCCGAACTTCTGGGCGTCAACACCGGATCATTGATGCTCAACGATGAGTTGACCGGAGACTTGGTTATTTCCAGCGCCATTGGTCTCAACGATGACATTATCAAAAAGACGCGGATTAAACTGGGGGAGCAGATTGCCGGTTGGGTCGCCAGCGAAGGACAACCCTTGCTGGTCCGGGACATTGAATCGGATCCGCGTTTTAATAGGAAGAATATCGATAATCAATACAGCTCCAAATCGCTTCTATCCGTCCCCTTGAAGGCGAATGATCTGGTGCTTGGCGTGCTTAATTTAAGCAACAAGAAGTCCGGTCAGAGTTTTGAAGAATCGGATCTGAAAGTTGCTTCTCTTTTGGCTGCGCGAATTTCCCGGTTAATCGGTAGACTGAATGCGGATAACGCGACCGAAGAAGATCTGTTGCGTATCATGGCTTCTCTGGATGCCCTGCTGCAGGCCGAACGCCACTACACCAAAAAGGGCAGCCGGTTGCCACAGCTGGTGCAGCGCCTCATGGGAGCTCTATCGGCCAGCGAGGAAGACTGCACCTTGGCCCTTTATGTCGCCCGGGTATTTGACCTTGGCCTCGCCTTGATCGACAGGGATGTTCTAGAAAAGAGCGTACCCTTTTCGTCCCTGGAGAAAACGACAGTCAAAGGACACCCCTTCACCGCCATTAATCTTATTGAAGAAATAGAGCCCGACCCCGATGTTCGGAAGATTATCCTGCATCATCACGAGCACTTCGATGGCAACGGCTATCCGGACCGGATGAAAGGCCGCCATATTCCCTTTCTCTCGAGGGTTCTTGCCGTCGCCGATACTTTCTGCGCGCTGACGGAAAACAGGGCCTATCGTAAGGCCTTATCGGATGCCGAGGCGCTGGCCGAGATAAGGGAACAGGCCGGTCTGAAATATGACCCTCAGATCGTAGCCGCGCTGGAGAGCATTGTCGGGGCGACCTGA
- a CDS encoding 16S rRNA (uracil(1498)-N(3))-methyltransferase, producing MHHECVNGGGSDSLFYLDEVPALEQPLPLGGSVVTALEAWQARPGEIITVVDPQQTFYRARLVSIEGEKATVVPFQPMPRAMESPVDIEVYQALPEKERFELVLQKLTEIGVSRIVPYTSARSITLPERDAGQKKSHRWPEVIVRAAKQCRRARLPELFSVLSWDQATYYARQTELKLLLYEGEAPWSLQEILRESRPASVSLLVGPEGGFSPEEVAEVRDLGFLPVSIGPRILRTETAAILGAALVQYAVGDYR from the coding sequence TTGCACCACGAATGCGTTAACGGCGGTGGTTCGGACAGCCTGTTTTATCTTGATGAGGTGCCTGCTCTCGAGCAACCTCTGCCTCTGGGTGGCTCTGTCGTGACGGCCCTTGAGGCCTGGCAGGCGCGACCGGGGGAAATCATCACCGTCGTTGACCCCCAGCAGACCTTTTACCGGGCCCGTCTTGTTTCTATTGAGGGAGAAAAGGCCACCGTTGTGCCTTTTCAGCCAATGCCCCGCGCCATGGAGAGCCCAGTCGATATCGAGGTCTATCAGGCCTTGCCTGAAAAGGAACGATTCGAACTCGTTCTGCAGAAACTGACCGAAATCGGTGTTTCCCGTATTGTCCCCTATACCAGTGCTCGCTCCATCACCCTGCCTGAGAGGGATGCCGGTCAGAAAAAATCCCATCGCTGGCCCGAGGTTATCGTGCGCGCCGCCAAACAGTGCCGGCGGGCCCGCCTGCCCGAACTCTTTTCTGTCCTGTCCTGGGACCAGGCGACCTATTACGCGCGGCAGACCGAACTCAAGCTGCTGCTCTATGAAGGGGAGGCGCCCTGGAGCCTCCAGGAAATCCTGCGAGAGAGTCGACCGGCAAGCGTTTCGCTCCTCGTCGGACCCGAAGGCGGGTTCTCGCCGGAAGAGGTGGCCGAGGTCCGGGATCTCGGTTTTCTGCCTGTTTCCATAGGGCCGCGGATTCTACGTACCGAGACGGCCGCCATTTTAGGTGCTGCCCTGGTGCAGTATGCCGTAGGGGATTATCGCTGA
- a CDS encoding DNA polymerase III subunit chi has translation MPTVEFVQLRKPEKAKHLCELAEAFFDRGYRVLITVNDENQGVTLDRFMWTWKKGSFIPHAYDNGAVDCLDEPVVIGQCERNPNGARVLIMGKPCSTDFVRQFEHVIDFAEVYDDQLREASRERFRLFREAGFAPRMR, from the coding sequence ATGCCCACAGTCGAGTTTGTCCAGCTCAGAAAACCAGAAAAAGCCAAACATCTCTGTGAACTGGCCGAAGCTTTTTTCGACCGAGGCTACAGGGTTCTGATCACTGTGAACGATGAGAACCAGGGGGTCACGCTCGATCGCTTCATGTGGACCTGGAAAAAGGGCTCATTCATCCCTCATGCCTATGACAATGGCGCCGTGGATTGCCTGGACGAACCGGTGGTGATCGGGCAGTGCGAACGCAACCCCAACGGCGCCCGCGTGCTCATCATGGGAAAACCCTGCAGCACGGATTTTGTCCGACAGTTCGAACATGTGATCGATTTTGCCGAAGTGTACGATGACCAGCTGCGCGAAGCCTCGCGAGAGCGTTTTCGCCTGTTCAGGGAGGCCGGTTTTGCACCACGAATGCGTTAA
- a CDS encoding 2-oxoacid:acceptor oxidoreductase family protein, which yields MTYDVFMAGFGGQGILLVGNLLAYAGMIEEKNVSFFPAYGVEKRGGAATCTVVVSDHEVGSPVIGHPASLLVFNPLAMEKYFHKVAPGGFCLINSSLVEEEGESRDDLDIIRIPASEMAVDVGDQRLVNMVMIGAYAQKTGIVSLDSLKEALKSVLPERNHRFIPMNVQAIDAGAAFVEAHR from the coding sequence ATGACATACGATGTGTTTATGGCCGGCTTCGGGGGCCAGGGAATTCTTCTGGTCGGCAATCTGCTCGCTTATGCCGGCATGATTGAAGAGAAAAATGTCAGTTTTTTTCCCGCCTACGGCGTGGAGAAACGCGGCGGTGCGGCGACCTGCACCGTGGTGGTTTCCGACCACGAGGTTGGCTCCCCGGTGATCGGTCACCCCGCGTCGCTGCTGGTCTTCAATCCCTTGGCTATGGAAAAATATTTTCACAAAGTCGCCCCGGGCGGCTTCTGTCTGATCAACTCCTCCCTGGTCGAAGAAGAGGGGGAGTCGCGCGACGATCTCGATATCATACGCATTCCCGCCAGTGAGATGGCCGTCGACGTCGGCGATCAGCGCCTGGTCAACATGGTGATGATCGGCGCTTATGCCCAGAAAACGGGGATTGTTTCGCTGGATAGCCTGAAGGAAGCCCTGAAATCCGTGTTGCCCGAGCGCAATCATCGTTTTATTCCCATGAATGTTCAGGCTATTGACGCCGGTGCGGCCTTCGTGGAGGCTCACCGTTGA
- a CDS encoding thiamine pyrophosphate-dependent enzyme: MTTALKKVFDRPVSLKDVQTHFCPGCHHGTIHRLVAEAMDHFDVQNRTIGVASVGCSVFLYGYFDIDVVEAPHGRAPAVATGVKRVYKDKIVFTYQGDGDLAAIGTSEIIHAANRGEGMTVIFVNNTTYGMTGGQMAPTTLPGQKTVTSPYGRDVGSDGYPIRMAELLANLEGTAYSVRVSVNSPKNILEAGRAIKKAFGYQVENRGFSFVEVLSACPTNWGMNALKANERVGSEMIPYFPLGVFKESDR, translated from the coding sequence ATGACCACCGCACTAAAAAAGGTTTTTGATCGCCCTGTTTCGCTCAAGGATGTGCAGACCCATTTTTGTCCGGGTTGTCACCACGGCACCATCCATCGCCTGGTGGCCGAAGCCATGGATCATTTTGATGTGCAGAACCGCACTATCGGGGTGGCGTCCGTCGGCTGCAGCGTCTTTTTGTACGGTTATTTCGATATCGACGTGGTTGAAGCGCCCCACGGGCGGGCTCCGGCCGTGGCGACCGGTGTCAAGCGGGTTTACAAGGACAAGATCGTCTTTACCTACCAGGGGGACGGCGACCTGGCTGCCATCGGCACCAGCGAGATCATCCACGCGGCCAACCGCGGTGAAGGCATGACGGTCATCTTCGTCAACAACACGACCTACGGCATGACCGGCGGCCAGATGGCCCCCACGACCCTGCCCGGCCAGAAGACTGTGACCTCCCCTTACGGGCGCGATGTCGGCAGCGACGGCTACCCGATCCGCATGGCCGAACTGCTGGCCAATCTGGAAGGAACGGCCTATTCGGTGCGGGTGTCGGTCAACTCGCCCAAGAATATTCTGGAAGCGGGCCGGGCCATCAAGAAAGCTTTCGGCTACCAGGTGGAGAATCGTGGGTTCTCCTTTGTCGAAGTGCTTTCCGCCTGCCCCACCAACTGGGGGATGAACGCCCTGAAAGCCAACGAGAGGGTGGGCTCCGAAATGATTCCCTATTTCCCTCTGGGTGTCTTTAAGGAATCAGACCGTTAA
- a CDS encoding 3-methyl-2-oxobutanoate dehydrogenase subunit VorB, protein MSNRLFVKGNEAVAMGALEAGCRYYFGYPITPQSDIPEYMSRELPKLGGEFIQAESEVASINMLLGASACGVRAMTSSSSPGISLKQEGISYMAGSELPGLIVNICRSGPGLGGIDASQADYFQAVKGGGHGGYHILVLAPDSVQEMYDLSMLAFDLSDRYRIPAMLLGDSVIGQMKEALIPHRYQPADLPAKDWAVAGKGERGKQNIVKSLYLGDGELEAHNWRLHKRYDLLKQNEVRYEGTGWEDAQLLVTAFGSAARIAKTAIRMARAEGLKVGLLRPITLFPFPEKAFLQATATTKRVLCVELNAGQMVEDVRLSVARDADVFFYGRPPGAGSLPTPEELLEQIRKNYEEK, encoded by the coding sequence TTGTCTAACCGGCTTTTTGTCAAAGGAAACGAGGCCGTCGCCATGGGGGCGCTGGAAGCAGGTTGCCGCTATTATTTCGGCTATCCCATCACGCCGCAGAGCGACATTCCCGAATACATGTCCCGCGAGCTGCCGAAGCTCGGCGGTGAGTTCATTCAGGCGGAAAGTGAAGTGGCTTCCATCAATATGCTTTTGGGGGCCAGTGCCTGCGGCGTCCGCGCCATGACCTCGTCGTCGAGCCCGGGGATTTCCCTCAAACAGGAAGGGATCTCCTACATGGCGGGCAGCGAGCTTCCCGGCCTTATCGTGAATATCTGCCGCTCCGGCCCCGGTCTTGGCGGCATCGACGCCTCGCAGGCCGACTATTTCCAGGCGGTCAAGGGGGGAGGGCACGGCGGCTACCACATCCTCGTCCTGGCGCCTGATTCGGTGCAGGAGATGTACGACCTGAGCATGCTGGCTTTCGACCTGTCCGACCGCTATCGCATTCCGGCCATGCTTCTGGGGGACTCGGTGATCGGGCAGATGAAAGAAGCGCTGATCCCTCACCGTTACCAGCCTGCCGACCTGCCCGCCAAGGACTGGGCCGTGGCCGGCAAGGGCGAGCGCGGCAAACAGAACATCGTCAAGTCGCTTTATCTCGGCGATGGCGAACTCGAAGCTCACAACTGGCGCCTGCACAAGCGTTACGATCTGCTCAAGCAGAATGAGGTCCGTTACGAAGGCACCGGTTGGGAGGACGCCCAGCTGTTGGTCACCGCCTTCGGTTCCGCCGCCCGTATTGCCAAGACGGCTATCCGCATGGCTCGGGCCGAAGGGCTCAAGGTCGGCCTGCTGCGGCCCATCACCCTGTTTCCCTTCCCTGAAAAGGCCTTCCTGCAGGCGACCGCCACGACCAAGCGCGTGCTCTGCGTCGAGCTCAATGCCGGGCAGATGGTCGAAGATGTGCGGCTGTCCGTGGCTCGCGATGCCGATGTCTTCTTCTACGGCCGTCCTCCCGGGGCGGGATCGCTGCCGACGCCGGAAGAACTGCTTGAGCAGATTCGCAAAAACTACGAGGAAAAATAA
- a CDS encoding 4Fe-4S dicluster domain-containing protein: protein MPKVVIDESRCKGCGLCTIACAKGLITLSDKLNKMGFQPAVMTPEALEACTSCTLCAQMCPDVAITIYRQVKTDGTTTKA, encoded by the coding sequence GTGCCCAAAGTCGTTATAGATGAATCGCGCTGCAAAGGCTGCGGCCTCTGCACCATCGCCTGCGCCAAGGGACTTATTACCCTGAGCGACAAGTTGAACAAGATGGGTTTCCAGCCCGCCGTCATGACGCCCGAGGCCCTGGAGGCCTGCACTTCCTGCACTCTGTGCGCCCAGATGTGTCCCGATGTGGCCATCACGATTTACCGGCAGGTAAAAACGGATGGTACCACCACCAAAGCTTAG
- a CDS encoding cofactor-independent phosphoglycerate mutase: MKYVVLLGDGMADEPLEELGGKTPLEHAQTPRMDALAKAGQLGLAETIPPGFHPGSDVANLSVFGYDPSRCYSGRSPLEAASMGVELGPQDVAFRCNLVTLTPHAGRIYMGDFSAGHITTPEATELIRSLQEELGDEEFQFYPGVSYRHLMVWRGGKDKLKFTPPHDISGQSIENYLPEGEGADKLIYLMTSSQLLLKNHPVNRQRGLNGQEAANSIWLWGHGRAPSLPTMGEKYGISGAVISAVDLIKGIGIYAGLDIINVPGATGYLDTNYRGKAEYALEALKTRDFVYLHVEAPDEAAHAGSLKDKLQAIENFDREVVGRVLDGLPALGDFRVLVLPDHPTPVARMTHTSDAVPFILYSSQGEFSPSGQAEGYGEKAAKASGLVVRQGHQLMDHLVRGKKF, translated from the coding sequence ATGAAGTACGTCGTATTGCTTGGCGACGGTATGGCCGACGAGCCCCTGGAAGAACTTGGCGGCAAAACCCCGCTGGAACATGCCCAGACCCCCCGGATGGACGCCCTGGCCAAGGCTGGCCAGCTCGGTCTGGCCGAGACGATTCCCCCGGGATTTCACCCCGGCAGCGATGTCGCCAATCTGTCCGTCTTCGGCTACGACCCGTCCCGCTGCTACAGCGGCCGTTCACCCCTGGAAGCCGCCAGTATGGGGGTGGAGTTGGGGCCGCAGGATGTCGCCTTCCGTTGCAACCTGGTTACCTTGACTCCTCATGCCGGCCGCATCTACATGGGCGATTTCTCCGCCGGCCATATCACGACGCCGGAGGCCACTGAACTGATCCGTTCCCTGCAGGAAGAACTGGGCGATGAGGAGTTCCAGTTTTATCCGGGCGTTTCCTACCGGCACCTCATGGTGTGGCGCGGCGGTAAAGATAAGCTGAAATTTACCCCGCCCCACGATATCAGCGGCCAGAGCATCGAGAACTATCTGCCCGAAGGGGAGGGGGCCGACAAACTCATCTACCTGATGACCTCGTCCCAGCTGCTGCTCAAAAACCATCCGGTCAACCGTCAGCGTGGCCTCAACGGCCAGGAAGCGGCCAACTCCATCTGGCTTTGGGGGCATGGCCGAGCGCCCTCCCTGCCGACCATGGGCGAAAAATACGGCATCAGTGGCGCTGTTATCTCGGCGGTGGACCTCATCAAGGGGATCGGCATCTATGCCGGTCTGGACATTATCAATGTGCCCGGCGCTACTGGCTATCTTGACACCAATTACCGAGGGAAGGCCGAATACGCTCTGGAGGCGCTCAAGACCCGCGACTTCGTCTATCTGCATGTGGAGGCTCCCGACGAGGCCGCCCACGCCGGCAGCCTCAAGGACAAGCTTCAGGCCATCGAGAACTTTGACCGCGAGGTGGTCGGGCGCGTCCTCGACGGGTTGCCGGCACTTGGCGATTTCCGCGTCCTCGTGCTCCCTGATCATCCCACGCCTGTGGCCCGGATGACCCACACCTCTGACGCCGTGCCTTTTATCCTCTATTCGTCCCAAGGGGAATTTTCGCCTTCCGGGCAGGCTGAGGGCTATGGCGAGAAGGCTGCCAAGGCCAGCGGCCTCGTTGTTCGCCAGGGACACCAGCTTATGGATCATCTCGTCCGCGGTAAAAAGTTCTGA
- the xerD gene encoding site-specific tyrosine recombinase XerD, with protein MEQNVDLFLSYLSVERGLAANTLEAYGRDLVRYVDFLEKEGVRTADSVTPPMVLRFLARLKEGGLSARSRARSLVSVRMFHKFLLSEGISSLNPTSQVEAPRSLQSLPHTLSPREVERLLAAPAGDEPLALRDRAMLEILYATGLRVSELVGLTLGDLHLQVGYLMTLGKRSKQRIVPLGETAIAELRRYLSLGRPFLDKEEKSPFVFLNRFGKGLTRQGFWKIIKRRALEAGITKNIMPHTLRHSFATHLLENGADLRSVQTMLGHADISTTQIYTHVTRERIKKIHEQFHPRG; from the coding sequence ATGGAACAGAACGTCGATCTTTTTCTCAGTTACCTGTCGGTAGAACGCGGTCTGGCCGCCAATACGCTGGAGGCCTATGGCCGCGACCTCGTTCGTTATGTCGATTTTCTCGAAAAAGAAGGCGTTCGCACGGCGGACAGCGTGACACCGCCCATGGTCCTGCGGTTTCTGGCCCGCCTCAAAGAGGGGGGCCTTTCCGCCCGCAGTCGCGCCCGCAGTCTGGTTTCGGTGCGCATGTTCCATAAATTCCTGCTGTCCGAAGGCATCTCGAGCCTCAATCCGACCTCCCAAGTGGAGGCGCCCCGCAGCCTGCAGTCACTCCCCCACACCCTCAGCCCCCGTGAAGTCGAGCGACTGCTGGCGGCACCTGCCGGTGATGAACCGTTGGCTCTGCGCGACCGGGCCATGCTGGAAATCCTCTATGCTACCGGTCTGCGGGTATCCGAGCTGGTCGGCTTGACACTGGGCGATCTCCACCTGCAGGTGGGGTACCTGATGACCCTCGGCAAGCGCAGCAAACAGCGTATTGTCCCCCTGGGCGAGACCGCCATCGCCGAACTGCGCCGCTATCTCAGTCTAGGGCGCCCCTTTCTGGACAAGGAGGAAAAAAGCCCCTTTGTTTTCCTCAACCGGTTCGGGAAGGGGTTGACACGCCAGGGCTTCTGGAAGATTATAAAGCGCCGTGCGCTGGAGGCAGGAATTACTAAAAATATCATGCCTCACACGCTCAGGCACTCTTTCGCCACCCATCTGCTGGAAAATGGCGCGGATCTGCGTTCGGTGCAGACCATGCTCGGTCACGCCGATATTTCAACCACCCAGATCTATACCCATGTCACCCGGGAGCGTATCAAGAAGATCCACGAGCAGTTCCATCCCCGGGGATGA